ATACGGTACTACCAGGAACCGAAAGCGCTGCCAGCACGATAGGTCTCATAACCCTTGGTGTGAAGTTAGCAGGAAAGCCCGGTGCGGGAAATCCGCATGCCGGGGTTTGACGCGGCGGGTGCTGGAACCGTGACCATGAGAGCCGGACTGAGGCCCATGGCGAAAGCTCTGGATATTATGCCACCGGACTCTAAAGTATACGCGCCAGCGCTCGACCCTACTGACGAGGCGGGGGCTGGAACCGTGACCATGAGAGCCGGACTGAGGCCCATGGCGAAAGCTCTGGATATGCCACCGGACTCTAAAGTATACGCGCCAGCGCTCGACCCTACCCTGTCCGGGTCATCCGGCGGGGCTGCTGGGCCGCTGTAGGGGGGCCTGATCCCTGCCCTCGCCGGGACGGACCCAAGACTGGTGTTGAGCCGGACACTTATCCCCAGATCGCCAGCGCCCCACACGCGTAGATCGACCAGGTTAGGGGTCCTAGGCTTCACGGTAGACTGGGGAGGGAGATAATATGACTCCCGGGAGTTCGATTGAAAGGAGAATCGATCAAACCATAGAAATACACGGGCAAGTCAGAGTATTTGGGACAATGCTAGTCTGTGTTGCTCTCCTGCCCTGGGTCCCTTCAGGTAAGGGGGGAGGGCACACCGGAGGGGGGGGATGCGTTTGATGTAATGAGGTGAAGGAAGAACCTGGAGCAGGAATCGAGGAATCTAGCGAACTAGGTGACAACTCTAGGAGGTGATCGTGCAGTGGCCGGCAAGTGGGAACAGGATCATGAACTCATCACCTTTAGCCTCACCAGGTTAGACAGGTTCTTCGTCTGGTTTTCCGTCATAGGCACGCTGGTTTTGATCGCCTTCTTCGCAGCTATGACTACATTCGAGGGAGTCTGGATCGGGGGAATGCCCAAGAGTGCCTTCTACATCCTAGTCATAGGTATCATCGATGCAGTAGTGGGCGTGGGCGGGTACTTCGCCTACAAGGCGTACTACGACAGGCTCCTAGAACAAGGAAAGTGAGGGGTAGACGATGTCTGTTGCCACGATCGTGATTCTAGTGTTAATGATAGCCTACGCTGTGATCGTTCTTGGCATTGGCCAGTATGCCTACAGGCAGACAGGTAGCGGCAGGAGAGACTACTACGTGGCATCCGGGACGTTGAGCCCGTTCGTCATCTTCTTCACTTACCTTGCTACATACATAAGCACCTATGGGTTTGTAGGCCTGTCAGCGGTGTTCTACAGCTGGGGCATTGAGTGGGCCTGGTTCGAGGCCATGTACTACCCCACACTCATCATCCCCCTTACCACACTCATAGGCCTGAGACTCTACAAGCTAGGGAAGATGCACAACTACGTAACCAACGCCGATCTTGTCGCGCACAGGCTCGGCTCCGAGGGCCCGGTCCGGGTGTTTTTCGGGTTGATCATGATCCTGTTCCCGTCCATCTTCTACGTGGGGATCCAGTTTGTTGCCATGTCGGCAATCCTCAGTGGTTTGACTGGCGGCCAGCTGTCCTACGGTTTCATGTTGCTGTTCTTTGCCTCTACCATGGCTCTATATGTCATCCTCGGTGGGATGCGCTCGGTTGCCTACACTGATGTGGTCCAGGGAATAACCGTCCTGCTCGCGCTTGGGCTGTCGGCCTTGCTGGTGTACACCCACTGGGGCGGGTTCGAGGAAATGTTTGTGGCGGCTGCTACCGGACCGCGAGCGTGGGCATTTGAGAGGACACTGCCCCCACACTACTTCTACCCGGCCATCCTGTTCATCGGCCCGGCCTGGGCAGGGCTGGTTCCCCACCTGTGGGTCAGGTTCTACGCGGCCAAGGATATCCGGGCTGTCCTCATGGCGGGACTGGGTGTTGGCGTAGGGGGCGCCCTGATGTATGCGCTTCTTCCCGTCTTGGTCGGAACAGCGCTCCTGGCGTTCTACCCCGAAGCACCTGAGGTGGCCGTGACGGAGCAGTATGTCTCCATGATGTTCAGCAGCTGGTTCGGGGCTGTACCTGCCGCCCTGCTGATGTTTGGCCTGGTGGCAGCAGGCAAGTCAACGGCCGACTCCATACTGCTGAACCTCTCCTCCATACTCCAGGTAGACATCCTGGAGAAGACCTTCAAGGTAAAGTGGCCGGAGCGTACCCTGGACCTTGTGGCTCGGCTGATGTGCATAGTGGTGGTAGGGATCGCGGCCATCGCCGCCGTCTCCCCCAAGCTGCCCATCGTCTCCATAGCCATCACCCTGATCTGGCCGGGCATCTCAGTGCTGGCGCTGCCTGTCCTGATAATGCTCTTCTGGCGGAGGGTTAACAGGCAGGGGGCCTTGGCTGGCCTGGTTTCCGGGTTTGTCTCCATGCTCCTCTGCATCTACGTGCTGTGGCCTGAGTGGCCCCACAACCCGTTCTACCTGTGGGAGGGCACCCTGCCCTGTGTCATGGGCATCGTGACCCTGGTGGTCGTAACCCTGCTTACGCCTCCTCCTCCCAAGGAGCTCATCGAGAGCTTCTACGGTAAGGGGTAAGACACCCAGGCATGAAGATGCGTTTTTCGGTGAGACTGAGGGGGCGGAGTGCCCCCTCAGTCTTTGGCAAGGAGGCGGCGCCCTGCAATGGCTACATGTAAAGGCCAAGATGGCCACAGTCACCAGGGGCTACGACTGGGATCCGGGAGGGGGGAAGGTGCCGCCAAATGGTGGCCTCAGAAGATGCCCCTTCCTTGACCAGGCTGGGCGGAAGTCCGAAGCGTGCAGGGAAGATCGCAACCCTCCTGAGATGAGCGTTCAAGGGCTGTGCTGCAATAGGTGTCTTCCCGGGAATGCAGGAAGGCCGGACGGCTCAAGAGCTGACTGGCTGGGTAGCAGCCTGGCATCGGGAAGGGAGAGAGTATTGCGCCCCTAGCAGCCCGGATCTTGCCTGCCCGTAAGCGAGGGATACGTGGGCACATCTTGTCCTTCTTGTGCTAGTGTACCCTGGGGACAGGTCAAGCTCAAAACACCAGCGGATCCCTTCGATAGATAATATGAACACCCCCCTCGGGCGGGGGACCGACTTCCAAGAAGGGGGGGGTGAACCCTATGCCCAACGGAAGGCTGCTAGCGCTCTCATCAACCGGGACCCCTGAAGACCCTCAGGGCCTAATTGCCGGTGCTTTACCGGTTCTCTCCCGAGAACCTGCGACAGACATGGACGGAACCGTTGAGGTCCGTGACGGGCGCCTCTACGTCGTGAACCCCTTAGGACAGGGCTCCCCCGCCAGGCTCCTTCCTGGTGATCACATCTGTGCTGCCATCAACGGCATGGAATACACCTATCCCACTGAAATCCTCCACCACGACCACGTTACCCTGGAAACCAAGGCTGAACTCTGGTGTGATCGGCTGGGGATCACCGTGTCGCCGGATCAAATGACAGCCACACTTCAAGTGGGCCGGGGGCTAATGTTCGAGCCTTACCTTCCTGATTGTCCCCCAGCCCAAGAGTACAAGCCAGAGATTCTTGAACACCAGACCGCCACCATCGACGAGGCGGTTGCCGTGGTCCTTACCGCCTTGGCAAAGAACGGTGTGTTATCCGGCATAGATGAGGCAGCCGTCAGGACCGCGCTAGAGGAGCCCTTTCCCCTGGTGACCGTGGCTCAGGGCCGCCCCCCGGTCGAGCCACAGCACGGCAAGGTGAGGCAGCTGGTATCCGAGGAGGTCCAGGTAACTGGGCCAAGACAGCGTGAGGATGGTACCGTGGACTACCGGGAGGTGCTGGAGATACCGTCAGTGAACCCCGGGGACGTCGTGGCCGTGGTAGAGAAAGCGGTGGCGGGCGTCCCTGGGCACACTGTGACAGGTGCGGGACTGGAGGTACCTGCGGCCAAGGATGTCCAACTTGTGCTTGGCCGAGGCGTGGAGTTTGATGCCGCAACAAGCAGGGTCCTTGCAACAGCGCCGGGGCGCCCACAGGTGAATCACATTTCCCCTCACAGGGTGGCAATCAACGTGGTATCGGAGTACGTCCACCAAGGCGACGTGAGCCTTTCCACAGGCAATATAGACTTCAACGGTGACGTGCTGATCACCGGTGATGTCACCGAGACCATGACGGTAAGGGCGGCACGGAGCGTGAAGATCCTAGGGTCAGCTTCCAAGGCCCAGATCTACGCAGGCCTCAATATTGACCTGAAGGGAGGGGCCATCAACTCCACGCTGAGGGCAGGGGGCGTCAGGGCTGTCTACGTCCGCATACTGCCAGAACTCCAGAGCCTCCTGGAGGATCTTGGCGGCCTGCATGCCGCCATCATGCAGGTCGAGAAGCGATTCCGGCAGCTAAAGATGCCCTTTGATGTGAAGCTGAACCAGGCGGCTACGACCCTTAGGGCGAAGTACCTGCCTTACATGTCCCAGAGGACGTCTAGTATCCGGTCGGCTATCAAAGAGAGTGACCTCCCCGTGGATTCGGACCTCACCGCACTGGCTGATGATCTTGCCGCTGCCTTTTCCGTGCCCACCAGGCCAGAGACGTTCAGCGTGTTCGTAGACGAACTTCGCAGGTTAGAGACCCAGGTGGATGCCGCCGTCTCCACAATTTCCGAGATCACGGCCCAGCCGTGCAGCATAAAGACAGGTTATGCCCACCTGTCTACACTGGAGTCCCCAGGCATCATCTCCCTGGGAGAGCGGGGCGCCTACTGCAGCAAGCTCGTGGCCCAGGGAGACTGCGACGTCAGGGGCCCAGTAACGGGGGGCCTGACCCTCTCCCTGAGCGGCTTGGTGAGGGCTGTGGCCATGGGATCGCCGGCGGAGGCCAAGACCGAAGTGAGGGTTTCCGAAAAGGGAGTCATCCGGTGCGACACTTCCTATCCTGGCGTGACCCTGCGGATGGGCCGTGCCACCATCAAGATTGCCAGCAAGGAACTGCAGGTGCGGGCTCACAAGGGGCCCGACGGTACGTTTGTGCTGCGTTGAAGGGCTGTCCCAATTCCAGCGTACCCAGGAGCCCCCCGGCGGGTGGGCTCCTTCTGCTACGCTCCACTGGGGAGCTCGTGCAGGCCAAATCGCGGATCATTGATTCGACTTCAGGACAACTCACTTATGCCTGAGTCCGGCGACATCAGTCTTCCCCCCTTGTGGAGCCTGGACACACCCAGAGGCCTGCCGTTATTCACCAGCCTGTCTTGCTGGCGCAAGGCTCGGGCCTGATCTCATTTGGAGTTTGCTTTTCGAGTTGACTTGCGGCCATGGCTGCAGGCATGCCGCTAGGTTGGTTTTTCTCTCTGGGGGAGGACTGTTTATCTTCTCAAAGGCCCCAGGCACACCGTATCACCTCCCTGCTCCACACGCTGCCATGCATGCTGCCTTGGGCCATAGGATGGCTGGGAGGAGGAGTGATAGGGAAACTGGGATGGACACCGAAACATGATAGGTATCCCATAATGGAGTCGAGGCAGGCAACAGGACACTACACCCGAAAGAGCCACACCAACTCGAAGAGGGAGGTAGATGTGTGGACAAGATCTTCTCGAGGCTGGGGGACGGCAGCGTTCTCTGGCTGAGCGAGGGCGAACTCAGGGCCGAGTTGGAGGACGGCACCAGTGATGCGGCAAGGAGGGGAAGGATCCCTCCCCTCACACAAGGGGAACTCGACAGCCTGTTCGAAATCTGCGCCTCTCCCCAGAAGGTGGTCACCATTGAATGGGGAAGGGAGGTGGTGCACTCTTTCGATGCAGGTACGCTGAAGTTTCCCCTCAGGGGTGGCGTGCCGGTGGACAGGCTGGGAACGATCCTTGCCCATGAGCGCGCGTTTTGCTCCGATACTATGGAGCTGGCCCATACGGACTATAGTTTCAAGCCCGTAAAGCAGATAATTCACGAAGAGCGCCAAGTCATGGAGCAGGTACAGCTGAATGCTACCATTCCCGTACTGTACGGTGCCATGCCTAACCTGGGCCTGTACACCAAGCCAGATGGACCCATCGACAACTGGACGGAGCTCCTCACCAAGGGCAAGATGGCCGAGGCCAGGGCCGCCCAGGAAGAGGCCTGCGATGCAGCTGTCAAGGACATCTGCTACGTGGCCAAGACAATGCACGAGGCCGGGGCTGACGGCATCAACCTTGACACCGTGGGGTCATCAGGGGACGCTGATTTCCTGGCCAGCCTCAGGGCGATAGAGGAGCTCAAGGCCGAGTTCCCCGACATGGATATCGAGGTGGGAATGTCCGGGGAGTTCATCCTGGGAATGCACGGAGAGCTTGAATACGACGGCACCCGGCTGGCCGGCCTCTACCCTCACCAGCAGGTCAGGCTGGTGGAGAAGGCAGGGGCCACGGTATTCGGGCCTGTTGTGAACACTAACAGCAACCGCACCTTTCCCTGGAACCTGGCACGCGCCTGCACGTTTGTGAAGGCTTGCTCAGAGGTCTCTGGGATACCCATTCACCCCAATGCAGGCATGGGGGTAGGGGGGGTGTCTGTCTCCAGCACCGCCCCGCTGGATGTAATCTCCAGGGCATCAGTATCCTTGGTGGAGATAGGGAAGGCCGACGGGCTGTAGATTGGCCACGGTGACACCTTTGGGATGGCATTCCTCCATGAGTTGGCCACTGGCATGGGCGGCCTGCGTACTGCCGGAGATCTGGTAGCCCGCATCGTCATGTCAAAGGCCATGAGGATCAATGAGGCTAAAGCCTATGTAGCGAACAAGCTTGGGGTTTCCGTACTCGATCTCGCTGATTCCACCGCCATGCGCGAAATAAGGGAAGAACTCGACCTGGGTCACGTGCTGGCCCGGCCGGGCGCAGCCATAGGCATCGAGGCAAAAGCCCGGATTGCCAGGCTCCTGGACATAAGCATACGTTCGGTCGAGATGTCCAGGAGGAAGGCGGGCTGGGTCTAAGGCACTAACCATGAATCTTTCGCTTCCAAGGGGCGAGGCGCCCTAACAGCGCCTGGTCCCTTGCATGTGCGCCCGGCGGGCATGGGCAGCAGCAACTATCCTGGCTTCCCCCTGCGCCAGCCTTCTGCAGAAAAACGGCAAAACCTGGTTAGCACAGTCATGACCTACCATTTCGCAAGAAGGGGATCCAGGCGGCAGGGTGAATAGAGTTATCCCGTAAGGGCTTGTGCCGGTTGACGCTCCCAGGGCACAAACGCAGGCGCTCCATTCGCAGCGGCGAGTACATGACAAGAACCTAACAACCGTGGCACAGGCCGTGTTGTCTCTGGAGTGCCCTGCCAGGGGCTTCCACAAAAGGAGGTGACCATCGCGCTAGGCACTTGCCAGATCCCCGGCACCGTCAACCTCTACTGGCAGCAGCGATAACACTTGGGAAGGAGGTATACGGATATGGAAAACAGATCTCAGATCGATCCGTACATATTCTGGCCCGCCCTTATCGTTATCGTAGGGGTCTCCACGGCGCTAGCGCTGGCCCCTGGTCCGGGAGGCCAACTGGTCAACGCAGCCCTAGCCTGGATCACCTATAAGCTCGACTGGCTCTACATGATCGGTGCGTTCATGGCCTTCCTGTTCCTCGTGTACGCAGCTGTAGGCCCGTGGGGCAATATCAAGATGGGTGGTCCCGATGACAAACCCGAGTTCTCCACACTCAGCTGGATAGCCATGCTCTTCTGCGCCGGCATCGGCTCAAGCCTGATCTACTGGGCCATCGCGGAGCCCTTGTACTACATGCAGTGGCCGCCCTTCGGGGCAGAGCCCTTCAGCGCTGACGCCGCTGGCTGGGCCGTCACCTACGGCATGTATCACTGGGGGTTTATTGCCTGGGCCCTGTACTGCATACCCGCTCTCCCCATAGCCTACGCGGTATATGTCCGCAAGGACCCGCACCTCAGGGCGAGCACAGCCTGCCGCGGCATCCTCGGGGATATGGTGGATGGCTGGGTAGGTAAGGTCATCGACGTATGCGTCATGTTCGGCCTGGTAGGTGGCGTCGGGACATCCTTGGGGTTGAACGTACCCATGATCTCCGCAGCCATGAGCAAGATCTTCGGGGTGCCGGAGTCCTTCGGGCTCAACGTTATCATCCTGATCATCTGGACCTGCATCTTCGGTGCCAGCGTCTACCTTGGACTCTACAAAGGTATCAAGGTCCTCAGTGATATCAATGTGTACGTGGCTCTTGTTCTCCTTGCCTTCGTACTCTTTGCGGGGCCCACCTTCTTCATCCTCTCGCATTTCTCTGAGAGCCTTAGCTACCTGTTCCAGAACTGGTTCAGGATGAGCCTCTGGACAGATCCAGTGGCCAAGGGAGGCTTCCCCCAGGGCTGGACCGTATTCTACTGGGCCTGGTGGATCGCATACGCCGTGTACATGGGCCTCTTCGTGGCCCGTATCTCCAAAGGGCGCACCATTCGCGAGCTGGTCATGGCTGAATGCTTCTGGGGAACCCTGGGGTGCTGGGCCTACTTCGCGGTATTCGGTGGCTACACCGTGCACCTGGAGGTCAACGGCATCATCCCGCTTACCAAGGTCCTGTCGGAAAAGGGAGGCCCTGCTGCCATTGTGGAGGCGATCTCGGCTCTGCCAGGCAGTGTGATAATCCTGCCTGTCTTCGTCGTTGTGGCCTTTATTTTCCTGGCAACCACGCTAGACTCGTCCGCGTACACCCTGGCGTCCATCGCCACTAAGACCCTCCGTGGCGATGAGCAGCCAGCACGCTGGGTTCGCGTCGTATGGGCGGCAGCCCTGGCGGCTGTGGGTGTGGCAGTGCTGGCCATCGGAGGACTCAGTGCCATCCAGACATCCTCGGTAATTGCGTCATTACCCCTGATTATAGTGATCTTCCTCATGGTGCTATCCTTCATGAGATGGGTCAAGGAAGACTTCCCTGACCTAGGGGGAAAGCCTCAGAGCGTCGACTACAAGGAATAGGGTTTGACCAAGACGGAGGTAGGAAAACGAGAGCCTGGGCCGTGCGATCAAGCAAAGGGCCCAGGCTCTCGCTGGCGTGGGACTCCTCCCAGTCTCGTGCTGAATCCCCCATCACTGGAAAAAGAGGATAGCCTGGAATGGCCCCCCACCCGCAAGGCCGCGCACCCCTGCCTCTTACCGCAACAGGGTATGGGGGCCTAGAGGATTCCGCGAGTGTCATGGAAAACAATGGAGAGTGACTGATGCGCTCCGGACGTGGAACCCACGAGGGGCTGAGGTGACTGCGAAGTGGCCAGAATGGTTCCGGACATTGACCCCGCGACCATCCAGAACACGGGGGAGAGGCTCTTCTACGAGGTGGCGCGCCAGCTATCGTCCCAGTTCACGGTGTTCTACTCCTATGAGTATGTCCTGCCCAGGGACACAGTGAGGGAGGTTCGCGAAGGTGAGGCCGACTTCATTGTGGTCCATCCCGAACTAGGCTTCGTGGTGGTTGAGGTGAAGCAAGGGGAACTGGTCTACGAAGACGGCGTGTGGAAACAGGTTAAGGATGAGATTCTCAGGGAGATACGCACAGACCCCGTAAGGCAAGCCAGGAAGTCCATGTACGCGGTGCTGGCCCGCTACAGGCAAATGGCCAAGAGGCCCTTCCCGCTAGCCTACCGCTTTGCTGTATGCTTCCCCCAGTGTGGCAGGATTTCCGGTGCGCTGCCTGCCGGAGTTGAAGGCGTGAACGTTCTCCTGTCCCCAGACCTCCTGCACCTTGAGGAGCGTATCCACCGGCTCGCTGGCCCTAGAAAGAGGGGAGAGTCCCAGGCTGCCAGATTCCTTGTTCAAGACGTGCTGGCCCCCAGGTTCCACGTGTTCTCCAGGCTTGAGGAGCGCATTCAATGGCTGGAAACCACGGCTGAACGGGTACTCACCGAGGAGCAAGAGCGAATTCTGGATGAGACCGAGCTAGATAACCGCAAGATCTTCTTCGGGGCCGCTGGCACCGGCAAGACATTCTTGGCCATGGAGAAGGCCAGGAGGCTCCAGAAAGAGGGCAAGTGTGTGTTCCTGACCTGCTTTAACCGGGCCCTTGCTGACTACCTGAAGCACGCTCTCCCAGGCATCACCTGTTCTGCCTTTCTGGACTACCTCGTGCAAGTGTTGCGGGAGGGTGACCCCGGCCTATCCGTACCAACCTCAGAGGAGGCCCAGTCCAGGTTCTTCACGGCCCTCCCGGACGCCGCTACCTAATGGAGGGAATGCCCGAAGAAAGCAAGTTCGATGCCATCATTGTTGACGAGGGCCAGGACTTCCGGAGCACCTGGTTCACCTGCCTGGAGGCGGTGCTCAAACCCGGGGGTGACTTCTATATATTCGCCGATCCCAACCAGGACATATTCTCCCCCGACGTAGACGAGCTGCGGTGCTTTACCATTTCCAAGCACCGCCTCACCCGGAACCTTCGCAACACTGAGGTAATAAGCGAATGGATGTCGCACTTTCTCAAGGAGGGCATTATACGCCCCGGGTTGAAGGGCGGCCTCCCCATATCACACCTGCCGTGGGATTCTCCGGATGAGGAGAGGCGCCTGGTGGAAAGGGAGGTGGGTCGCCTGCTTAGCCAGGGCATCCAGCCCGGGCGCATCATGATACTCTCGCCAAACCGCCTGGAGAAGAGTTCACTGGCAGGGACGCCATCGATAAAGGGGTTCCCACTTGAGCCTGGCTCGCCCGGCACTGCCTCGCTGGGCTTCGCGACCATCCGTTCCTTCAAGGGGCTTGAGGCCGACATCGTGCTGCTTACAGGGCTTAGATCCGGGACGAGGTCATGCACGGACGCGGACATCTACGTCGGCGGCTCCCGCGCCCGGTTCATGCTGATCGTGTTCTACAGCAGGAAGACCCCTCCTGGAAAGATAGTGCAGATGCTAGGGCTGTGAGAGGGTGTGTTCCCCCAGGGTCCAGGGTTTAGACGGCAAGGTCGGGGATTTTGCCGGGCGCCGCTTGGCAGCGGGATTCCTTCGTGGCATAATTATCCTTGGGTTTTCCTTTTTTCTCCCGCACAGGAGGGGGATCCTGTTCAATGAGAGCCTGTCCTAGCCAGAGTGGCTCCAAGCGTAACAGCCCGGCCGCTCAAGGCGCCCAAAGAGGTGATACCCTTGGAAGAAGTCACACGCAGCGAACTACCGGGCCCTCTCCCGAACCTGGGCCTTGACATCGGGACATTTACCGTCAAGGCTGTGCTGGCCCACAATGGGATTGTGGCGAAGGTATCATTGCCCACTGCCGGGCGCCCGCTGCAAAACACCTTAGCCTGCATTGACAGGTTGAGAGAGGCAGGACACGACTATAAAGAGTTCAGGGTCGGTGTGACGGGCGCCAATGCCCACCTGTTTGCGCAGGAAGCGGGTATAGAGCCCATACTCGAGATCAAGGCCCTCTGTGACGGCTTGACGTATTCGGGTATCAGGTGTGACGCTGTGTTGTCCCTGGGCCACGAGAACATGTACTACCTGGAAATCGGCCCTGATGGCGAGGTGGAGTTCTTCAACCGGAACGGGCAGTGCGCGGCGGGAAGCGGTGCCTTCTGGTATCAGCAGGCAACGCGCCTGGGTTATGACGACAGGGATCTTGCCGAGCTGGCCCTTTCCGATGATTCCCCGGTGAAGATATCCGGGAGGTGCGCTGTCTTTGCCAAGTCTGATATGACTCATGCCATCAATGAGGGGGCCACGCAGAGCGCGGTGTCCGCAGGACTCGCCAAGACCCTGGCGGACATAGTCATGAGCAACGTGGCCCTGAACCGCGCCGCGAAGCGGGCAAGGATTGTTGCCGTGGGCGGGGTCGCTAACAACAAGGCTGTCATGAAGTACCTACTCCAGCACCTCGACGGCTCCGGGTCCACGCTGGATGTCCCCGGCGAACACGAGTTCCTCTTCGCGCTGGGGGCCGCCCAGAGCGGCCAGCCGGTCAACCTCGAGTCGGTCCGGCCTTCCGATGCGCTAAACAGGGCCTACGTGCCCCAGAGACCCCTGCCAAGACTGCTTAGAGATCGGGTCCACTACATGCCCGAGACCATGTCCCCCGGGAAGAGCCTTGACACCTCCACCGTGTTTCTAGGGGTGGACTGTGGCTCAGTCTCCACCAAGTGCGTCCTGCTGGATGCCCACGGGCAGGTGATTGGGGGCATCTACCTTCCCACCTCGGGTCGCCCTGCCCTCCAGGTCCTTGAACTGGTGAAACGGGTCAGGGAGGAATACGCAGGCGCTGTGGCCGCTGCCCGTATTGTTGCCTGCACCACAGGGTCAGGCCGCTTCCTGTCCCAGCGGATCCTAAACGCCGAGTACGCCGTGGATGAGATAACTTGCCAAGCCGAGGGCGTCAAACGTCTCTGCGGCGACAAGGGTACCTTCTCCATCATCGAGATCGGCGGTGAGGACTCCAAGTTCCTCCAGCTCAGGGATGGTGCCCTCTACGACTACAACATGAATCCAGTGTGCGCTGCAGGCACCGGCACATTCCTGGAAAACCTCACAGCGCTTCTGGGCATAAACATCAAGGGGGAGTTTTCCGAACAGGCGTTCACGGCCGAGTACGCTATAGACCTGGGGGACACCTGCACCCTCCTGTCCCAGTCTGCCCTAGCCTCCAGCGCCAGCCAGGGACTGCCCCTACAGTCACAGCTGGCAAGCCTAGCCTATTCCTCTGCACGGAACTACATAACCAAGACTGCGGAGAACCGGGCCATGGACGGTAAGGTGGTGTTCACCGGCGCAACCGCCAAGAACCACGCGCTGGCCGCTGCCTTCGCCGCCGAGATCCAGAAAGACATAGTGGTTCCACCGCACCCCGAGCTCACCGGGGCGCTGGGCGCGGCCCTGATGGCCAAGGCCTTCGACGAGACTGGAATGGAGACCTCCTACACCTTCAAGGATCTAAGGCACCTGAACGAGTTCGCGAAGTCCCGGCGTAAGTGCACAGCCCAGTGCGAGCATGAGCACAACTGCACGCTAGATGTGATTAAGTTCTCCGACGGAACAACCTTCTTGTACGGTGACCGGTGCGGGAGGTACTCGGGCATCGAGAGCCGGAGGTTTGCCCGGAGGGAGGACCTGCCGGACTACGTCCAGAGGAGAAACCAGGTGTTCTACCGGGCAGCTGGCGAGCCCCTTGAGGACGGCCCCACAGTGGGCGTGGCCCGGGCGGGGCCATTTTTCGACCTCTATCCCTTCTGGGCAGGCTTCTTCCGGGAGCTAGGGGCAAGAGTGGTGTTGTCCCCAGACACCACCGAGGCCATCCTGGAGCAGGGCAAGAGGTACCTGGATTCTGAGATGTGCTACCCCGTGGAGGTCCTGGTCGGCCACTATGAGTATCTTCACAGGAGCAATCTGGACTACATTTTCGTCCCTGAGCCGGTGGATATGGAACCCCTACCCTGGGCTACCCGGTGGCCTAGGAGTTTCACCTGCCCCCTCATGCAGACGATACGCGGCACAGTGACATCCTCGCTGGACTTGCCGGAGAACAAGGTGCTCTATGC
This DNA window, taken from Bacillota bacterium, encodes the following:
- a CDS encoding acyl-CoA dehydratase activase; translation: MEEVTRSELPGPLPNLGLDIGTFTVKAVLAHNGIVAKVSLPTAGRPLQNTLACIDRLREAGHDYKEFRVGVTGANAHLFAQEAGIEPILEIKALCDGLTYSGIRCDAVLSLGHENMYYLEIGPDGEVEFFNRNGQCAAGSGAFWYQQATRLGYDDRDLAELALSDDSPVKISGRCAVFAKSDMTHAINEGATQSAVSAGLAKTLADIVMSNVALNRAAKRARIVAVGGVANNKAVMKYLLQHLDGSGSTLDVPGEHEFLFALGAAQSGQPVNLESVRPSDALNRAYVPQRPLPRLLRDRVHYMPETMSPGKSLDTSTVFLGVDCGSVSTKCVLLDAHGQVIGGIYLPTSGRPALQVLELVKRVREEYAGAVAAARIVACTTGSGRFLSQRILNAEYAVDEITCQAEGVKRLCGDKGTFSIIEIGGEDSKFLQLRDGALYDYNMNPVCAAGTGTFLENLTALLGINIKGEFSEQAFTAEYAIDLGDTCTLLSQSALASSASQGLPLQSQLASLAYSSARNYITKTAENRAMDGKVVFTGATAKNHALAAAFAAEIQKDIVVPPHPELTGALGAALMAKAFDETGMETSYTFKDLRHLNEFAKSRRKCTAQCEHEHNCTLDVIKFSDGTTFLYGDRCGRYSGIESRRFARREDLPDYVQRRNQVFYRAAGEPLEDGPTVGVARAGPFFDLYPFWAGFFRELGARVVLSPDTTEAILEQGKRYLDSEMCYPVEVLVGHYEYLHRSNLDYIFVPEPVDMEPLPWATRWPRSFTCPLMQTIRGTVTSSLDLPENKVLYAQLNYRKGEGVVRKQLREVAQRLLGSDFREERLSRAVNAAYLRQAQYNEAMEKESRLAIEALRDARPEGSIVAVFLGRPYTVYDVEVSKRSLSFARDVGVLALPQDYLLSYTKGWYEGRVESDLLGSREEFDGELASIIQKMDNIYPGQVQKMLSAAIIARYLNRKNQGKPIPILHTILQDPFMCGPNAMLRHYLGMVSNSLRLTMDEHTAPAGMITRLEAFKNTSRSRKAYVAPTILTSESTTLLNLGGKTILIPEPTHHARVFGAMLERFGVDARMLPRSPDRDLSLARKYVNGDECLPMIQNVQDFLDYLQNGRVDLDRTVFLQGWACGPCRYGLYAPVQSLLLNKAGYGERMICSAKLADAVKRFGLVFAVGAYDGTVALDALYKMLHMTRPYELEPGSSEAIFEEYSHRLTRVLAGFRCSLTSLATGSYLEPLESLVREAAARFKAVPVSGQRRPRIVVAGEFYVRLDDRCNQDIIYKIERAGGEVSLSPASELFAYTAHINHEEGRTMYRKTGEFSALVRQISYGMLEGLALRDEHRIHRAAGETLAHDHEPPPKELRALSRRYVSDHYGGEPPMTIGRTCALAHRGTIHGAIFVAPFTCLPGSVVEAQMGALRRDLGIPVVATYYDGKENPTREEIIRGLVFQARQRLA